The Mycobacteriales bacterium genomic interval GGTGGAGTCGATCGCGGTCCGGCTCGGGTTCGGGCCCGCGATGGAGCGCGCGCTCGATATCGCCCTTGGCTCCTGACCGCGTGACGGGATACGAGGCATCCTTCGCGCCGGCGATGCGGGCCGCGCTCGCTGAGGCGACGGCGGCGCTCGGCACGGGTGACGTGCCGGTCGGGGCGGTGGTGCAGGACGCCGCGGGGACCGTGGTCGCCTGCGGGCGGAACCGCCGGGAGGCGGACGGTGACCCCACGGCGCACGCCGAGATCGTGGCCATCAGGGCCGCCGCCCAAGCGGCCGGCGGGTGGCGCCTCGACGGCCACACCCTCGTGGTGACGCTGGAACCGTGCACGATGTGCGCCGGTGCGATAACGGTGGCGCGGGTCAGCCGGCTCGTCTACGGTGCGACGGACCCACGGGCCGGAGCGGTCGGCTCACTCTGGGACGTCGTTCGAGATCAGCGTCTGGTGCCAGTGCCGGAGGTGATCGGCGGCGTGCTCGCCGCGGAGTGCCAGGCCCTGCTCAGGACGTTCTTCGCTGAGCGCAGATGAGTCTCAGTTCGTTGTTTGGGCCCCGCGTCAGGTATGCTCACCGGCGGTGGAGTCGCCTAGTGGCCGAGGGCGCAC includes:
- a CDS encoding nucleoside deaminase, with amino-acid sequence MRAALAEATAALGTGDVPVGAVVQDAAGTVVACGRNRREADGDPTAHAEIVAIRAAAQAAGGWRLDGHTLVVTLEPCTMCAGAITVARVSRLVYGATDPRAGAVGSLWDVVRDQRLVPVPEVIGGVLAAECQALLRTFFAERR